In the genome of Streptomyces sp. NBC_00433, the window AGGCGCCCGACGACCCGCGGAGCTGGCTGATCGTCAGCGAGTGGACCACCCTCGCGGAGTTCTTCACCTGGGAGAAGTCCGAGAGCCACAAGGAAATCGTCCGGCCGATGCGGGAGTGCTACTCCGACCCGGAGTTCCGCAGTTTCACCGTGGTCGCCGAGACGTTGGCGACGTGGTCATGAGCACGATTTCCGCCGAGGAACGGCTGATGATCTACATCAACGTCTTCACCTGCAAGCCGGAGAACCAGCAGGCGCTGTCCACCGCCATCCGCAAGGAGACGGACGACATCGTCCGGCACATGCCCGGGTTCGTCTCCGCCAACGTGCACTGCAGCGTCGACGGGACCCGGGTGACGAACTACGCCCAGTGGAGCGAGCTGACCGCCTTCCAGGAGCACATCCGCAGCGAGGCGGGCCGTGCGCTGATCCTCGAACTCCACAAGTACGCCGACAACGCAGATGTGCATGTTTACCAGGTCGACTGGATCGTATCCGGCGAAAGGGAACTGGCATGAAGACCGCTCGGGAACTCTGGGAGGCCGTGTACGCCGCGGTCGAGGCGGAGAACCACTTCGCGTTCTACGAACTGTGCGACGCGGAGCTGGACATCCGCACCGCGAGCCAGCACAAGACGGGTCCCAAGGGCCTCGCCGGGATGTTCACCCAGCAGCGCGGCCTGTACGCGGAGCTGGACCACACCGTCGACGGGATCATCGAGTCCGCGGACGGCTCCGCGCTGTCGGCCGAGCTGACGCTGTCCGGCGTGGCCAAGGGCACCGACGAGCGGTTGACCTGGAATGTCGTGGAGACGATACGGGCCGACGCCGGCCGCATCGTGTCCTGGCACGCCATGCTCGACCGCACCGGACTGGTCCAGCGGATCCGCGCCCTCCAGGGATGACCGCCATGCCGGTCGGGATTCCCGTGCGCCAGGAGGTCGAGGTCGCCGACGGCGTCGTCGCGGTGGTCAACGGCGACGGCAGCGCGGGCCTGTCCAACAGCGTGCTGCTGCTCGGCGGGCCGGCCACCGTCATCGACACGATGCTGCTGCCGGAGATGGCCGACGCCGTCGTGGCGGCGCTGAGCCGCCGGGGCCGCAGCGCGGAACTCGTCGTCAACACCCACATCCACACCGACCACATCGGCGGGAACGTCCTGTTCGACAAGGTGCCGATCATCGCCCATCCGCGCACGGTGGCCGGGATGCGCAAGATGATCGGCGAGCCGGGGCTGCCCGCGCTGCTCGCCAAGGTGATGCCCGCCTTCGCGGACCGGCTCGGCGGCTGGGACAGCGTGGCCGCGGAACCCGTGCCGGCCGCCGGCATCGAACGCGCGCTGCCCGACGGCACGCGGGTGCTGGAATTCACCGACGCCCACTCGGCCGCCGACCTCGCGGTGTGGCTGCCGGCGGAGCAGGTGCTGGTCAGTGGTGACCTGTGCTTCGCCGGTGTGACACCGCTCGCGGTGCACGGCCGGGTCGGCGGCTGGCGGGCGGCGCTCGACCAGTTGATCGCGCTGGGCCCCAGGGTCGTCCTGCCCGGTCACGGCAGGCCGGCCGGGATCGAGGCGCTGCGGGATCTGGCCGACTACTTCGACCGGGTGCTCGCAGCCGCCCGGTCGGCGCACGCCGAGCGGCTGTCCGCCGAAGCGGTGTGGGCCCGGTTCGACCCGGGCCCCGCGGCGGGCTGGCTCGAACCGGAGCGGACTCTCGTCAACATCCAGGTAGCTCTTTCCGAGATCACCGGAAAACCATTCCAAGGAGAACATCGTGTCCAACAAGACCGTGGCCCGTCGCATTCTGGATGAAGGATTCTCCCAGGGAAATGCCGACGTTCTCGACGAGGTGATGAGCGAGGACTTCGTCAACCACAACGCGCCGCCCGGAATGGACACCAGCCGCGAGGGCGTCAAGTCGGTGATCCTGATCGAGCGGCAGGGATTCCCTGACCTGAAGGTCAACATCATCCGCGAGTTCGAGGACGGCGAGTACGTCATCCAGCACGTCGAGCTGACCGGCACCCACAAGGGCGTGGTGTTCGGCGCCGAGCCGACCGGCCGCACCATCAGCTGGAACGAGATCCACATCGCCCGGGTCCGCGACGGCCAGGTGAGCGAGCACTGGGCCTGCAACGACCTGCACGTCCTGATGATGCAGCTGGGCAAGATGGCGCCGCCGGACACCTCCGCCTTCCGCCGGGCGCCCGCCGCTTCCTGACCGGCACCCCGCGTCGTACTTCGGGATTTCGGGATTTCGTCGAGGAGATGCATCATGACAGACGGGTTCGCAATCATCGGTATGGCCGCCCGGCTGCCCCGGGCGAACGGACCGGCCGAATTCTGGCGGCTACTGGTTTCGGGCACCGACGCCGTCACCGACCCGCCACAGGGCCGGCCGACCGCGCGCCGCGGTGCATTCCTCGACGACATCACCGGATTCGACGCGGGCTTCTTCGGCGTCTTCCCACGGGAAGCCGCCGCGATGGACCCGCACCAGCGGCTGATACTGGAGCTGGGCTGGGAGGCGCTGGAGCAGGCGCGGCTGACCGCGGCCCGGCTGGAGGGCACGCAGACCGGCGTGTTCGTGGCCGCGCCGGGAGAGGCCGCACCTGCTTCCGCGCCCGACCCCTACACCTTCACCGGGCGGCAGCGCGGCATGGCGGCCAACCGGCTGTCCTACGCCCTGGGGCTGAACGGCCCCAGCCTCACGGTGGACACCGGTCAGTCCTCGTCGCTGGTCGCGGTGCACCTGGCGGTGCAGTCGCTGCGCGGCGGCGAGTGCGACCTGGCCATCGCCGGCGGGGCCAGCCTGATGGTGGCCCCCGACACCGGCAACGGCCTGGCGGAGATGGGCGTGCTGTCCCCCGACGCCCGCTGCCATGTCTTCGACAGCCGCGCCAACGGCTTCGTACGCGGCGAAGGCGGCGGCCTGGTCGTCCTGAAGCGGCTGGCCGACGCCCTCGCCGACGGCGACCCGATCGCCGCGGTCGTCGCCGGCAGCGCGGTCAACAACGACGGCCGCACGGAGGGGCTGACGACACCCAGCGCCGCCGCGCAGCAGGCCCTGCTCGAACGGGCGTGCCGCCAGGCCGGGATCGACCCGGGAGCGGTCCAGTACGTCGAACTGCACGGCACCGGCACGGCCGTCGGCGACCCCGTCGAGGCCGCCGCGCTCGGCGCCGCGCTGGGCACCGCGCCGACCAGGACGGCGCCGCTGCTGGTCGGGTCGGTCAAGACCAACATCGGCCACCTGGAGGCCGCGGCAGGCATCGCGGGGCTGCTCAAGACGGTGCTGAGCCTGCGCAACCGGCACGTGCCGGCGAGCCTGCACTTCGTGGAGCCCAACCCGGCGATCCCGCTGGCGGAGTTGAACCTCGCGGTGAACACGGCGTCCCGGCCGTGGCCCGAGGGCCCGGCCGTCGCGGGCGTCAGCTCGTTCGGCCTCGGCGGGACGAACTGCCACGTGGTGCTCACCGAGGCACCCCCGGCGCCGGCGCCGCCCGCGCCGTCCGGCCTGCCGGTGGTGCCGTGGGTGCTGTCGGCGAAGACCCCCGAGGCCCTGCGCGCGCAGGCCCTGCGGCTGCTGGACCAGGCCGCTGGTGCCGACCCGGTGGACGTCGGGTTCTCGCTGGCGACCACCCGGACGGCCTTCCCGGTCCGCGCCGTCGCCTTCGGCCGCGACCGCCTCGAACTGGAGTCCGCGCTACGAGCGTTGGCCGGCGGTGAGCTGCCGGCGGTGGCCGGTTCCGCCACGGAGCCGCTGTCGGCGATGGCCGCCGGCTTCGTGGCGGGGGGCGAGGTGGACTGGTCCGCGGTCTTCACCGGCTCCGGCGCCCGCCCGGTGGACCTGCCCACCTACGCGTTCGACCGCCAGGCCGCCGGAGCCGCCACCCCGACTGTCGCGGCGCCCTCGCCGGGCGGCGACCTCATCGGGGTCGTCCGCACCGAGGTGGCCGCCCAGTTGGGCCACGGCGACCCCGGCGCCGTGCCGCGCGAACGCAGTTTCAAGGATCTCGGCTTCGGCTCGCTCAGCGCCGTGGACCTGGCCGAGCGGCTGTCGGCGGCGCTCGGCAGGCAGGTCGAGCCCACAGCGGTCTTCGACTTCCCGACGCCCGCCGCGCTCGCCGCGCACCTGGCCGAGCACGCGGCGGACGACCGCGCCGCCGACGAGGCGCCGACTGCCGAGCGCCCGCGCCCGGCCCGTACCGCCCGGCCCGCCGACGACGACCCGATCGCCATCGTCGGCATCGGCTGCCGGTATCCGGGCGGCATCGCCTCCGCGGCGGACCTGTGGGACGTCGCCGCCGCCGGGCGTGACGTGATCTCCGCCTTCCCCACCGACCGGGGCTGGGACCTGGCCGCGCTCTACGACCCCGATCCGGACCGCGCCGGCACCACGTACGTCCGCGAGGGCGGTTTCCTCACCGATGTCGCGGGCTTCGACGCGGGCTTCTTCGGGATCAGCCCCGGCGAGGCGCTCGCGATGGACCCGCAGCAGCGGCTGCTGCTCGAAGTCGCCTGGGAGGCGCTGGAGAACGCCGGTGTCGACCCGCGGTCGCTGGCCGGCAGCAGGACCGGCACCTTCGTGGGGATGTACGGCTGGGACTCCAGCGAATCCGTCGAGGGCTACCGCATCACCGGCGGCCTGTCCGGTGTCGCGTCCGGCCGGGTGGCCTACGCGCTGGGCCTGGAGGGTCCGGCGGTGACCGTCGACACGGCGTGCTCGTCGTCGCTGGTCGCGATGCACCTGGCGTGCGGCTCGCTGCGGTCCGGCGAGTCGGACCTGGTGCTGGCCGGCGGCGCCAGCGTGATGGCGACACCGCGGGTCTTCCTCGAATTCGCCCGGCAGCGCGGCCTGTCGCCGGACGCGCGGTGCAAGTCCTTCGCGGCGGCTGCCGACGGCACGGCCTGGGCCGAGGGCGTCGGCGTCGTCGTACTGGAACGCCTCTCGGACGCCCGCAGGAACGGGCACGAGGTGCTGGCGCTGGTGCGGGGCAGCGCCATGAACCAGGACGGCGCCTCCAACGGCCTGACCGCGCCCAACGGCCCCTCCCAGCAACGGGTGATCCAGGCCGCCCTCGCCGACGCCGGACTGCTCGCGGCCGACGTCGACGTGGTGGAGGCGCACGGCACCGGCACCGCGCTGGGCGACCCCATCGAGGCGCAGGCGGTTCTCGCGACCTACGGGCAGGGCCGGCCGCGCGGCCGGCACCTGCTGCTCGGCTCGCTGAAGTCGAACATCGGGCACACCCAGGCCGCCGCCGGGCTGGCCGGCGTGATCAAGATGGTCGCGGCCATGCGGCACGGCATCGTGCCCGCCACCCTGCACGTCGACGCGCCCAGCCCCCACGTCGACTGGTCGTCCGGCGCGGTGCGGCTGGCCACCGGCGCCGAGGACTGGCCGGACACCGGGCAGCCGCGGCGGGCAGGCGTGTCGTCGTTCGGGATCTCCGGCACGAATGCCCACGTCGTCCTCGAACAGGCACCCGTCCAACCGGCCCCGCCCCGCGGCGGGCCGCGCTGGCCCGCCGTGCCCTGGGTCCTGTCGGCGCGGACCGAGGACGCCCTGCGCGGCCAGGCCGAGCGGCTGCTCGCGCACGCCGGCCCCTACGACCCGGCGGACATCGGCAGGTCGCTGGCGACCGCCCGGTCGCGCTTCGAGCACCGCGCTGTGGTGGTCGGCGCCGACCGGGCCGACATGCTCGCCGGGCTGTCGGCGGTGGCCGCGGGCCTGCCCGCGGCGAACGTGACCTACGGACGGGCCGAGGACGACCCCGGCAGGACCGCCTTCGTCTTTCCCGGGCACGGCATCCAGTGGCTGGGGATGGCCGCCGAACTGCTCGACTCCGCACCGGTCTTCGCCGCCCGGATGGCCGAATGCGCGCGGATCATCGACCCGCTGGTCGACTGGTCGCTGCTGGACACGGTCCGGGAGTGCGCCGACGACTCCTGGCTGGCGCGCGTCGACATCGTGCAGCCCGCGCTCTTCGCGGTGCTGGTGTCGCTGGCCGAGCTGTGGCGCTCGCTCGGCGTACGGCCCGACGCCGTCGTGGGCACCTCGCAGGGCGAGGTCGCGGCCGCGTGCGTGGCCGGTGCGCTGTCGCTCGACGACGCGTGCCGGCTCATCGTGGCGCGGGCGCGGCTGATCGCCGAGCAGCTCCCGGGCGCGATCGTCTCGGTCGGGGCACCGGAGAGCGCCGTGGCGGGACGGCTGCTCCCGGGCCTGTCGATAGCGGGCGTCAACGGTCCGGGCGGGACGACGGTGGCCGGTCCGGCGGACGTGCTGGCCGACTTCATCGCCGAGCT includes:
- a CDS encoding MBL fold metallo-hydrolase → MTAMPVGIPVRQEVEVADGVVAVVNGDGSAGLSNSVLLLGGPATVIDTMLLPEMADAVVAALSRRGRSAELVVNTHIHTDHIGGNVLFDKVPIIAHPRTVAGMRKMIGEPGLPALLAKVMPAFADRLGGWDSVAAEPVPAAGIERALPDGTRVLEFTDAHSAADLAVWLPAEQVLVSGDLCFAGVTPLAVHGRVGGWRAALDQLIALGPRVVLPGHGRPAGIEALRDLADYFDRVLAAARSAHAERLSAEAVWARFDPGPAAGWLEPERTLVNIQVALSEITGKPFQGEHRVQQDRGPSHSG
- a CDS encoding antibiotic biosynthesis monooxygenase, whose amino-acid sequence is MSTISAEERLMIYINVFTCKPENQQALSTAIRKETDDIVRHMPGFVSANVHCSVDGTRVTNYAQWSELTAFQEHIRSEAGRALILELHKYADNADVHVYQVDWIVSGERELA
- a CDS encoding nuclear transport factor 2 family protein, whose product is MKTARELWEAVYAAVEAENHFAFYELCDAELDIRTASQHKTGPKGLAGMFTQQRGLYAELDHTVDGIIESADGSALSAELTLSGVAKGTDERLTWNVVETIRADAGRIVSWHAMLDRTGLVQRIRALQG
- a CDS encoding ester cyclase, which encodes MSNKTVARRILDEGFSQGNADVLDEVMSEDFVNHNAPPGMDTSREGVKSVILIERQGFPDLKVNIIREFEDGEYVIQHVELTGTHKGVVFGAEPTGRTISWNEIHIARVRDGQVSEHWACNDLHVLMMQLGKMAPPDTSAFRRAPAAS